The following are from one region of the Sandaracinus amylolyticus genome:
- a CDS encoding DUF4403 family protein → MAIHRLTRAVLLATLVACDGRSESARSEGTAGGEVEVTTRTDTASRASVPVLDYEGPTPGSSPRTIPDVSVVTARVSLPIQAIRDHANATPTRLARGSRGGFPSWSYEVDRGPISVAGASGPLVWSLPAHLHGSADLAGDCHADVVVTISTALSIAEDWRVVGSSTPGAIRWNQRCRIIFGRIDITPRIEPHVRAAQQRTAAAIDSAIASQSIEPVVAQLWTTLHQPVAVGGWTLLLRPDAVGVSDVSAEGDFIHANVSVTVRPLLSRHASPTTPTIAALPPNTPIAPRPSFDVFADLELPLADLAERATQVARQARADWDVSGVDMRGGADAIWFGVRVSRPFSGTLWIGAQLEYVEATRRIECTHAEVMPETEAVLRTMGVDVARLADALVGVGVPVGDQLDHFTTEYAAGVAQDLALGPALTTRIVPGPIRAADVFNTPEALGLTLAVPGTITVVTP, encoded by the coding sequence ATGGCAATCCATCGACTGACGCGCGCAGTGCTCCTTGCAACGCTCGTCGCCTGTGACGGTCGGTCGGAATCCGCGCGGTCGGAGGGAACCGCCGGTGGCGAGGTCGAGGTGACGACTCGAACCGACACTGCATCTCGCGCGAGCGTGCCAGTTCTCGACTACGAAGGACCGACACCGGGCAGCAGCCCCCGGACGATCCCCGACGTCTCGGTCGTGACCGCGCGTGTGAGCCTTCCGATCCAGGCGATTCGCGACCACGCGAACGCGACTCCGACGCGTCTCGCGAGGGGATCGCGCGGTGGATTTCCGAGCTGGAGCTACGAAGTCGACCGTGGGCCGATCTCGGTCGCCGGTGCGTCCGGACCTCTCGTCTGGAGCCTTCCGGCGCATCTCCACGGTTCGGCAGACTTGGCGGGTGACTGTCACGCCGACGTCGTCGTCACGATCTCGACGGCGCTCTCGATCGCAGAGGACTGGCGTGTGGTCGGCAGCTCGACCCCCGGCGCGATCAGATGGAACCAACGCTGCCGCATCATCTTCGGCAGGATCGACATCACGCCTCGGATCGAGCCTCACGTGCGTGCGGCGCAGCAGCGCACCGCCGCCGCCATCGACAGCGCGATCGCGAGCCAGAGCATCGAGCCTGTCGTCGCGCAGCTGTGGACGACGCTGCATCAGCCGGTTGCGGTCGGCGGCTGGACGCTCCTCCTGCGCCCGGATGCCGTGGGCGTCTCCGACGTCTCGGCAGAAGGCGACTTCATTCACGCGAACGTATCGGTCACCGTCCGCCCCCTGCTCTCGCGGCACGCCTCGCCGACGACTCCCACCATCGCTGCATTGCCGCCGAACACTCCCATCGCGCCACGACCGTCGTTCGACGTGTTCGCAGATCTCGAGCTTCCCCTCGCGGACCTCGCGGAGCGCGCGACTCAGGTGGCCCGCCAGGCGCGTGCCGACTGGGACGTCTCGGGTGTCGACATGCGCGGTGGGGCGGACGCGATCTGGTTCGGCGTTCGTGTGTCGAGACCGTTCTCAGGCACTCTGTGGATCGGCGCGCAGCTCGAGTACGTCGAGGCGACTCGGCGAATCGAATGCACGCACGCCGAAGTGATGCCCGAGACGGAGGCTGTGCTCCGCACGATGGGCGTGGACGTGGCGCGGCTCGCCGATGCGCTCGTCGGCGTCGGAGTTCCAGTCGGCGACCAACTCGATCACTTCACCACCGAGTACGCGGCCGGGGTCGCTCAGGATCTCGCGCTCGGGCCGGCTCTGACGACTCGGATCGTGCCGGGTCCGATTCGCGCGGCGGACGTCTTCAACACGCCCGAGGCGCTCGGGCTGACGCTCGCCGTGCCGGGAACGATCACCGTCGTGACGCCCTGA
- the drmC gene encoding DISARM system phospholipase D-like protein DrmC translates to MTDHEHADLSEVATSTLERLREAITSRKLGTPITRSALLAHGIRHQLDALEGALSGHSALACLSVLDVALAERRRARRPDAELVWTGPERSNATARDTAVVLRALFESARRQVILAGFSFEKGATVLEPLHRVMRERAIDARLFVHVEQLQHAADDPEAHAAERIAAFLHAAWPFGAPHPRVYYDRRALTPGPPWSSLHAKCVVVDAERAFVTSANFSLRAQEHNIEAGVLLHDPAFARHLARQWLGLVEAGLVAEAQ, encoded by the coding sequence GTGACCGATCACGAGCACGCGGATCTCTCGGAGGTCGCGACCTCGACGCTCGAGCGCCTCCGCGAGGCCATCACGTCGCGCAAGCTCGGGACGCCGATCACGCGATCGGCCCTGCTCGCCCACGGCATTCGTCATCAGCTCGACGCGCTCGAGGGCGCGCTCTCCGGGCACTCCGCGCTCGCGTGCCTCAGCGTGCTGGACGTCGCGCTCGCGGAGCGCCGGCGGGCGCGCCGTCCCGATGCCGAGCTCGTCTGGACCGGTCCCGAGCGCTCGAATGCAACGGCGCGCGACACCGCAGTCGTCCTGCGTGCGCTGTTCGAGAGCGCACGGCGTCAGGTGATCCTCGCGGGTTTCAGCTTCGAGAAGGGCGCGACCGTCCTCGAGCCGCTCCACCGTGTGATGCGCGAGCGTGCGATCGATGCACGCTTGTTCGTGCACGTCGAGCAGCTCCAGCACGCGGCCGATGACCCGGAAGCCCACGCTGCCGAGAGAATCGCGGCATTCCTTCACGCCGCTTGGCCGTTCGGGGCACCGCATCCCCGCGTCTACTACGACCGCCGCGCGCTCACGCCCGGTCCACCGTGGTCGAGCCTTCATGCGAAGTGCGTCGTCGTCGACGCCGAGCGTGCGTTCGTGACCAGCGCGAACTTCAGCCTGCGCGCTCAGGAGCACAACATCGAGGCAGGCGTCCTGCTCCACGACCCTGCATTCGCGAGACACCTCGCGCGCCAGTGGCTCGGTCTCGTCGAAGCGGGGCTCGTGGCGGAGGCGCAGTGA
- the drmB gene encoding DUF1998 domain-containing protein, giving the protein MSRHPKASKRDSHAPLRPDGQIRQSQLVTTFGPGAMVDLVDRAVVVGGLEHWHWGDVKWTPLDDPRLRRALLPRLKALAPDLDLAPTDYFRTPPECSQKYPTLSAGVRALEFPRWLVCQQCRRLGRAGDVFEPTKRGYRHQCATNKQGRAIPVRFVSACRKGHLSDFPWRAFAHHEREGGICDRPELYLREGATGDLGKIRVECESCGSKMAMSAARGSLFRCDGDRPWLGGRAVSEKCDLHSELLVRTASHAYFAQVVSALRLPPAQPSLATRRVREPEVWKLVQKVKNVEQLQMLADLQEVVAGALKGLALPEVLAAIEAERSDKAEATERPLRSVEFERIVSAPDEQPGNEPEEGVEFAAYRVPRARVDLPRVVRGLIVLPELREIRVQVSFSRFDSVSANLQGEFDFERARLKPAALTLPGGNQKWLPAAQVRGEGIFVELDEDAVQAWERRPAVVARANKLMDALTADGRGDFAGARFYMLHSLAHLLLTAISLECGYAASAIRERIYCQAPGVPGEPAMAAIMLSTGTTGSEGTLGGLVEEGRRLRHHLREAWDLGRLCSNDPVCAAHDPSSPSSDRRTEGAACHGCLYIAECSCERFNRFLDRALVVPTLGNDPDLAFFRDRP; this is encoded by the coding sequence ATGAGTCGACATCCCAAGGCATCGAAGCGCGATTCCCACGCTCCGCTCCGGCCCGACGGTCAGATCCGGCAGAGCCAGCTGGTGACCACGTTCGGCCCGGGCGCGATGGTCGATCTCGTCGATCGCGCGGTGGTGGTCGGAGGGCTCGAGCACTGGCACTGGGGCGACGTGAAGTGGACGCCGCTCGACGATCCTCGGCTGCGCCGCGCGTTGCTCCCGCGGCTCAAGGCGCTCGCTCCCGACCTCGATCTCGCGCCGACCGACTACTTCCGCACGCCACCCGAGTGCAGCCAGAAGTATCCGACGCTTTCGGCGGGCGTGCGCGCGCTCGAGTTCCCGCGGTGGCTCGTGTGTCAGCAGTGCCGGCGCCTCGGCCGCGCCGGTGACGTGTTCGAACCGACCAAGCGCGGCTATCGCCATCAGTGCGCGACGAACAAGCAGGGGCGCGCGATCCCGGTCCGCTTCGTCTCGGCGTGCCGCAAGGGGCACCTCTCGGACTTCCCGTGGCGAGCGTTCGCACATCACGAGCGCGAGGGTGGGATCTGCGATCGTCCCGAGCTCTATCTGCGCGAGGGCGCGACCGGTGATCTCGGGAAGATCAGAGTCGAGTGCGAGAGCTGCGGCTCGAAGATGGCGATGTCCGCCGCGCGCGGGTCGCTCTTCCGATGTGATGGCGACCGCCCGTGGCTCGGAGGCCGCGCGGTCAGCGAGAAGTGCGACCTGCACAGCGAGCTCCTCGTGCGCACCGCGTCGCACGCGTACTTCGCGCAGGTCGTGAGCGCGCTGCGCCTCCCTCCGGCGCAACCGAGCCTTGCGACGCGGCGGGTGCGCGAGCCCGAGGTGTGGAAGCTCGTGCAGAAGGTGAAGAACGTCGAGCAGCTGCAGATGCTCGCCGATCTCCAGGAGGTCGTCGCCGGCGCGCTCAAGGGGCTTGCGCTGCCCGAGGTGCTCGCAGCGATCGAGGCCGAGCGGAGCGACAAGGCGGAGGCGACCGAGCGTCCGCTCCGCTCGGTCGAGTTCGAGCGCATCGTGAGCGCGCCCGACGAGCAACCGGGCAACGAGCCCGAGGAGGGCGTCGAGTTCGCGGCGTACCGCGTGCCGCGCGCGCGTGTGGATCTTCCGCGGGTGGTGCGAGGCCTCATCGTGCTTCCGGAGCTGCGTGAGATCCGGGTGCAGGTGAGCTTCAGCCGCTTCGACTCGGTGAGCGCGAACCTGCAGGGCGAGTTCGACTTCGAGCGGGCGCGGCTCAAGCCCGCCGCGCTCACGCTGCCGGGCGGGAACCAGAAGTGGCTTCCCGCCGCGCAGGTGCGCGGGGAGGGGATCTTCGTGGAGCTCGACGAGGACGCGGTGCAGGCGTGGGAGAGGCGTCCTGCGGTCGTCGCGCGGGCCAATAAGCTGATGGACGCGCTCACGGCCGACGGCCGCGGCGATTTCGCCGGCGCGCGCTTCTACATGCTGCACTCGCTCGCGCATCTACTGCTGACGGCGATCAGCTTGGAGTGTGGCTACGCGGCGAGCGCGATCCGCGAGCGCATCTACTGCCAGGCGCCTGGCGTGCCCGGAGAGCCTGCGATGGCGGCGATCATGCTCAGCACCGGCACGACCGGGAGCGAAGGCACGCTCGGCGGGCTCGTGGAAGAGGGACGGCGTCTGAGGCACCACCTCCGCGAAGCGTGGGATCTCGGGCGCCTGTGCTCGAACGATCCGGTCTGCGCGGCGCACGATCCGTCGAGCCCCTCGAGCGATCGACGCACCGAGGGCGCCGCCTGTCATGGCTGCCTCTACATCGCCGAGTGCTCGTGCGAGCGGTTCAATCGGTTCCTCGATCGCGCGCTCGTCGTGCCGACGCTCGGGAACGATCCCGACCTCGCGTTCTTCAGGGACCGTCCGTGA
- the drmA gene encoding DISARM system helicase DrmA, with protein sequence MTLKPVDVRARLLAALEADLVGPFAAGIPGIDPDEAWSSTETLTLPPSRWYLTGFLAPQGARAPEVDDLESNGGELGAGSESQAEDAGSEEPEAKRPVRFPASMGLSVYLPKAPSSARDALEVEVWYADYDKIEIATDREERKDRAWTRVPHGPVRFPVPLDQAALTEGVPVPGAVGLEIRGELRSTEMDGLGAGARVLSLFLVNGRTWTEQERDRAFVFQVRLALRYEPGFLWRPNRRGEDAKADDDQRVLALLFRDRKEWAVGHNTSVLVPEPDADGRVRRLVTTQVPRYEVPNVEHRNLPGLVTAMGELGKLDGKGLARALDPLVESYGQWLDEQRYARLDRASLEETRDVLVRHAKRARERIAEGIQLLVRDDVVREAFQLANQAMHIAAVQADREREDKRYKDGALPEWRPFQLAFVLMNLPAIADPAHDDRKTADLIYFPTGGGKTEAYLGLIAFTLLLRRLRGKSRPDEGRGVSVILRYTLRLLTLDQLGRAATLMCALEEMRWRAPKKLGNARFTVGLWVGASATANRLKEVHAALNDFSSGRPSSPFPLTRCPWCETEIRIENIKLVDDEGNVSKTKYTRAVVYCSGERCLFTEAKRPGQGLPVLFVDEQIYQELPDFLIATVDKFAMMPWLGEAGMLFGRATHLDARRAYGVMHDAPKGATALPLGLLPPELVVQDELHLISGPLGTMVGLYESAVDYLSERSVDGARRAPKVVCSTATVRRAKEQIQALFGREMALFPPRGIDEGDNFFARLAPITKERPGRLYVGVGAPGRALRAVSVRTYATLLAAAQRSFDPKGAPEQSADPYMTLVGYFNSLRELGGMRRLVEDEVRNRVQYFENDKRPHDFVGAHPWTGSRKLREPAELTSREDTERVKQTKARLAVRIADARPGQQESLDVVLASNMISVGLDVNRLGLMVVTGQPKTTSEYIQATSRVGRSYPGLVVTCLNLARPRDRSHYERFVAYHESFYREVEATSVTPFSHQTLDRGLVGAMIAMVRHGVDGMEPPLGAMSIHDQRAAAEQVLERLVLRARKHREWWDDDAEERIADHVRRRGRNFLDAWENVVREALRGGGSRTYSPLDRKTHLGPALLFTATDEAPPDPDAQQFEAATSMRDVESTAHVWVRFKQLDER encoded by the coding sequence GTGACCCTGAAACCAGTCGACGTGCGCGCTCGCCTCTTGGCCGCGCTCGAGGCCGATCTCGTCGGGCCCTTCGCGGCGGGCATTCCGGGCATCGATCCCGACGAAGCCTGGTCTTCCACCGAGACCCTCACGCTGCCGCCCTCGCGCTGGTACCTGACTGGCTTCCTCGCACCGCAGGGCGCGCGCGCGCCCGAGGTGGACGACCTCGAGTCGAACGGTGGTGAGCTCGGCGCCGGCAGCGAGAGCCAGGCGGAGGACGCGGGGAGCGAGGAGCCGGAGGCGAAGCGCCCGGTTCGCTTCCCGGCGTCGATGGGGCTCAGCGTGTACCTCCCGAAGGCTCCGTCGAGCGCACGGGACGCGCTCGAGGTCGAGGTCTGGTACGCGGACTACGACAAGATCGAGATCGCGACCGATCGCGAAGAGCGAAAGGACCGCGCGTGGACGCGCGTGCCGCATGGTCCAGTGCGCTTCCCGGTCCCGCTCGATCAGGCCGCGCTGACCGAGGGCGTTCCGGTGCCGGGCGCGGTGGGCCTCGAGATCCGCGGCGAGCTCCGCAGCACCGAGATGGACGGCCTCGGCGCGGGCGCGCGCGTGCTCAGTCTCTTCCTCGTCAACGGGCGCACGTGGACCGAGCAGGAGCGGGATCGCGCGTTCGTGTTCCAGGTGCGCCTCGCGCTGCGCTACGAGCCGGGGTTCCTGTGGCGCCCCAATCGCCGCGGTGAAGACGCGAAAGCCGACGACGATCAGCGCGTGCTCGCGCTGCTGTTCCGCGATCGCAAGGAGTGGGCGGTCGGGCACAACACGAGCGTCCTCGTCCCCGAGCCCGACGCCGACGGCCGCGTGCGTCGGCTCGTGACCACGCAGGTGCCTCGCTACGAGGTGCCGAACGTCGAGCACCGGAACCTGCCGGGCCTCGTCACCGCGATGGGCGAGCTCGGGAAGCTCGACGGCAAGGGCCTGGCGCGCGCGCTCGATCCGCTCGTCGAGAGCTACGGCCAGTGGCTCGACGAGCAGCGCTACGCGCGCCTCGACCGCGCCTCGCTCGAAGAGACGCGCGACGTGCTGGTGCGCCACGCGAAACGCGCGAGAGAGCGCATCGCCGAGGGCATCCAACTGCTGGTGCGCGACGACGTCGTGCGCGAGGCCTTCCAGCTCGCGAATCAGGCGATGCACATCGCGGCGGTGCAGGCCGATCGCGAGCGCGAGGACAAGCGCTACAAGGACGGCGCGTTGCCCGAGTGGAGGCCCTTCCAGCTCGCCTTCGTGCTGATGAACCTCCCGGCGATCGCGGACCCGGCGCACGACGATCGCAAGACTGCGGACCTGATCTACTTCCCGACCGGTGGCGGCAAGACCGAGGCGTACCTCGGCCTCATCGCGTTCACGCTGCTCCTGCGACGGCTGCGCGGGAAGTCGCGCCCCGACGAGGGCCGCGGCGTGTCGGTCATCCTGCGGTACACGCTGCGCCTCCTGACGCTCGATCAGCTCGGTCGCGCCGCGACGCTGATGTGCGCGCTCGAGGAGATGCGGTGGCGCGCGCCGAAGAAGCTCGGCAACGCGCGCTTCACGGTCGGGCTCTGGGTCGGTGCCTCGGCGACGGCGAATCGCCTCAAGGAAGTGCACGCCGCGCTGAACGACTTCAGCTCGGGCCGGCCGAGCTCGCCGTTCCCGCTGACACGCTGCCCCTGGTGCGAGACCGAGATCCGCATCGAGAACATCAAGCTCGTCGACGACGAGGGGAACGTCAGCAAGACGAAGTACACGCGCGCGGTCGTGTACTGCTCGGGCGAGCGCTGCCTGTTCACCGAGGCGAAGCGGCCCGGGCAAGGGCTGCCGGTCCTCTTCGTCGACGAGCAGATCTATCAGGAGCTGCCCGACTTCCTGATCGCGACGGTCGACAAGTTCGCGATGATGCCGTGGCTCGGCGAGGCGGGGATGCTCTTCGGACGCGCGACCCACCTCGACGCGCGGCGCGCGTACGGCGTGATGCACGACGCGCCGAAGGGGGCGACGGCGCTGCCGCTCGGCCTGCTGCCGCCCGAGCTGGTGGTGCAGGACGAGCTGCACCTCATCAGCGGTCCACTGGGCACGATGGTCGGGCTCTACGAGTCCGCGGTCGATTATCTCTCCGAGCGCAGCGTCGACGGGGCGCGCCGCGCGCCGAAGGTGGTGTGCTCGACCGCGACGGTGCGCCGCGCGAAGGAGCAGATCCAGGCGCTCTTCGGCCGCGAGATGGCGCTCTTCCCGCCGCGCGGGATCGACGAGGGCGACAACTTCTTCGCTCGCCTCGCACCGATCACGAAGGAGCGTCCGGGCCGCCTCTACGTGGGCGTGGGCGCGCCGGGGCGCGCGCTGCGCGCGGTGTCGGTGCGCACGTACGCCACGCTGCTCGCGGCGGCGCAGCGCAGCTTCGATCCCAAGGGGGCGCCCGAGCAGTCGGCCGACCCGTACATGACGCTCGTCGGCTACTTCAACAGCCTCCGCGAGCTCGGCGGCATGCGACGCCTCGTCGAGGACGAGGTGCGGAATCGCGTCCAGTACTTCGAGAACGACAAGCGACCGCACGACTTCGTGGGCGCGCATCCGTGGACTGGCTCGCGCAAGCTGCGCGAGCCCGCGGAGCTCACGTCGCGCGAAGACACCGAGCGGGTGAAGCAGACGAAGGCGCGCCTCGCGGTGCGCATCGCCGACGCGCGCCCCGGGCAGCAGGAGTCGCTCGATGTGGTGCTCGCGTCGAACATGATCTCGGTCGGCCTCGACGTGAACCGGCTCGGGCTGATGGTCGTGACCGGCCAACCCAAGACGACGAGCGAGTACATCCAGGCGACGAGCCGCGTCGGGCGCAGCTATCCGGGCCTCGTGGTCACCTGCCTCAACCTCGCGCGGCCGCGCGACCGCTCGCACTACGAGCGCTTCGTCGCCTACCACGAGAGCTTCTACCGCGAGGTCGAGGCGACGAGCGTGACGCCGTTCAGCCATCAGACGCTCGATCGCGGGCTCGTCGGCGCGATGATCGCGATGGTGAGGCACGGGGTCGACGGCATGGAGCCGCCGCTCGGCGCGATGAGCATCCACGACCAGCGCGCCGCCGCGGAGCAGGTGCTCGAGCGGCTCGTGCTGCGCGCCCGCAAGCACCGAGAGTGGTGGGACGACGACGCGGAGGAGCGCATCGCCGATCACGTGCGCAGGCGTGGCCGCAACTTCCTCGATGCGTGGGAGAACGTCGTGCGCGAAGCGCTGCGCGGCGGAGGCTCGCGGACCTACAGCCCGCTCGATCGGAAGACGCACCTCGGTCCGGCGCTGCTCTTCACCGCGACCGACGAGGCCCCACCCGATCCCGACGCGCAGCAGTTCGAGGCGGCGACGTCGATGCGCGACGTCGAGTCCACCGCGCACGTCTGGGTGCGCTTCAAGCAGCTCGACGAGCGCTGA
- a CDS encoding M48 family metalloprotease has protein sequence MHEDGGGSRSRGPGEVNRFRELTSFYALAWTNWALTTAFLALLVGNTFAERTEVGPRTAIIEGLPPLPIATTLLVLFAVLAVALARQRAQHRRERERDEAARARTSERLRKKLAEWEAFVAERAGAENARVVVRPSDASVMWTASSGTLGAGKPCIVVTSAFWAGLARDEDKLRAAMAHEAGHVAARDVELFHWLLACEWALAVVGAVVLSLRIALYPLLTSSRPIGSLLFFVLQTALGAFGVLACWSALLKARELQADAFAADVLGTSESMQAFLRDRLAAREREALPWSQRAWRALVQPALAWRATLPALRGEIGGSIELQLGLATTATIVTGWWVATFLARYAALEGYDLWLYAPIVVGVAAAGYLFGWWRAHDASGVRPLGAAIRSCVVFLAPSVVLVPASMGLLQLTTGGSLAAPGSGLGAQLVATIIAGIVVCGLEGFFVAIGVAGHALDALRARPSPTVTSAAATMVACVGLVGAGTFVGLFVEQIVQSEQPLVFAALFATGGATAAPFAAMIGHVAAGVVLRRRRGGRR, from the coding sequence ATGCACGAGGACGGGGGTGGCTCGCGATCGCGTGGGCCGGGCGAGGTCAATCGTTTCCGCGAGCTGACTTCGTTCTACGCGCTCGCGTGGACGAACTGGGCGCTCACGACCGCGTTCCTCGCTCTGCTCGTCGGAAATACGTTCGCGGAGAGGACCGAGGTCGGGCCGCGGACGGCGATCATCGAAGGGCTGCCACCGCTGCCGATCGCCACGACGTTGCTCGTGCTCTTCGCCGTGCTCGCTGTCGCGCTCGCGAGGCAGCGCGCGCAGCATCGGCGCGAGCGCGAGCGAGACGAGGCCGCGCGCGCACGAACGAGCGAGCGGCTGCGCAAGAAGCTCGCGGAGTGGGAGGCGTTCGTCGCGGAGCGCGCGGGTGCCGAGAACGCGCGCGTCGTCGTGCGGCCTTCGGATGCATCGGTCATGTGGACGGCGAGCTCGGGAACGCTCGGCGCGGGCAAGCCGTGCATCGTCGTGACGAGCGCGTTCTGGGCGGGGCTCGCGCGCGACGAGGACAAGCTGCGCGCGGCGATGGCCCACGAGGCTGGCCACGTCGCGGCGCGTGACGTCGAGCTCTTCCACTGGCTGCTCGCGTGCGAGTGGGCGCTCGCAGTGGTCGGCGCGGTGGTGCTCTCGCTGCGCATCGCGCTGTATCCACTCCTCACGTCATCGCGCCCGATCGGCTCGTTGCTGTTCTTCGTGCTTCAGACCGCGCTCGGTGCGTTCGGAGTGCTCGCGTGTTGGAGCGCGCTGCTGAAGGCGCGCGAGCTGCAGGCCGACGCATTCGCCGCCGACGTGCTCGGCACATCCGAGTCGATGCAGGCGTTCTTGCGCGACCGCCTCGCAGCGCGCGAGCGAGAGGCGCTCCCGTGGTCGCAACGCGCGTGGCGCGCGCTCGTCCAACCGGCGCTCGCGTGGCGCGCGACGCTTCCCGCGCTCCGCGGCGAGATCGGGGGCTCGATCGAGCTGCAGCTCGGGCTCGCCACGACCGCGACGATCGTGACGGGCTGGTGGGTGGCGACGTTCCTCGCGCGGTACGCGGCGCTCGAGGGCTACGATCTTTGGCTCTACGCGCCGATCGTCGTGGGGGTCGCGGCTGCGGGATATCTGTTCGGATGGTGGAGGGCGCACGATGCGAGCGGGGTGCGGCCGCTCGGAGCGGCGATCAGATCGTGCGTCGTCTTCCTCGCGCCCTCCGTCGTGCTGGTGCCGGCGTCGATGGGACTGCTGCAGCTCACGACCGGCGGGAGCTTGGCGGCGCCGGGCAGCGGGTTGGGCGCGCAGCTCGTCGCGACGATCATCGCCGGAATCGTGGTGTGCGGCCTGGAGGGCTTCTTCGTCGCGATCGGCGTCGCGGGGCATGCGCTCGATGCGCTGCGAGCGCGACCCAGCCCGACGGTCACGTCGGCCGCGGCGACGATGGTGGCGTGCGTCGGGCTCGTCGGCGCGGGCACATTCGTCGGGCTGTTCGTCGAGCAGATCGTGCAGAGCGAGCAGCCGCTCGTGTTCGCGGCGTTGTTCGCGACGGGGGGCGCGACCGCTGCGCCGTTCGCCGCGATGATCGGTCACGTGGCCGCAGGCGTCGTCCTGCGGAGACGGCGAGGGGGGAGACGATGA
- a CDS encoding ImmA/IrrE family metallo-endopeptidase: MTAAPPAWENCEALLGPTPDGSPVGDPLELATFWCPQYPEGAVELCPDAPQSCRRARPADEANRIPWNDLRERILSGRCDHLLTDVQMRAILGRIPTAPAPADCAAPCTPERIAMNAVFASVRRWAACPGPLYRGGGRVHGEYLDDDHAIVLYGSTCGASRIYGEPLLDVSVVHRMTLVMCHELGHAIQHAAGELRSLPARARETQASYFGSLLAQCLIDEYSEVIAAAAAPAVLTPSALSCFQRRWSTMSTALERLRSQQVVRWSRDAAAPVGWAGAACLE, from the coding sequence GTGACGGCCGCGCCGCCAGCGTGGGAGAACTGCGAGGCGCTTCTCGGGCCAACGCCGGATGGCAGTCCCGTTGGCGATCCGCTCGAGCTCGCGACGTTCTGGTGCCCGCAATATCCCGAGGGTGCCGTCGAGCTGTGCCCGGATGCGCCGCAGTCGTGCCGCCGCGCTCGGCCCGCGGACGAAGCGAATCGCATTCCGTGGAACGACTTGCGCGAGCGCATCCTCTCGGGGCGATGCGACCACCTGCTCACCGACGTGCAGATGCGCGCGATATTGGGGCGCATCCCAACAGCGCCGGCACCGGCGGATTGCGCGGCCCCGTGCACGCCCGAGCGGATCGCGATGAACGCCGTGTTCGCGAGCGTACGCCGCTGGGCGGCGTGCCCCGGACCGCTGTATCGCGGAGGTGGTCGGGTGCACGGCGAGTACCTCGACGACGATCACGCGATCGTGCTGTATGGCTCGACGTGCGGCGCGTCGCGCATTTATGGCGAGCCGCTGCTCGACGTCAGCGTCGTTCACCGGATGACGCTCGTCATGTGCCACGAGCTGGGGCACGCGATTCAGCACGCCGCTGGCGAGCTCCGGAGCTTGCCGGCGCGCGCGAGGGAGACACAGGCGAGCTACTTCGGCTCTCTTCTCGCGCAGTGCCTGATCGACGAGTACTCGGAGGTAATCGCCGCCGCTGCGGCGCCCGCAGTGCTCACACCGTCAGCGCTGAGTTGTTTCCAGCGACGCTGGTCGACGATGTCGACCGCGCTGGAGAGACTCCGATCCCAGCAAGTCGTGCGCTGGAGCAGGGATGCCGCAGCTCCGGTCGGGTGGGCCGGGGCTGCATGTCTCGAGTGA